From Roseateles sp. SL47:
GCGAGCGGGCGGACCTGATGCAGTTTGCGGACCAGCAGGCGGCGTCGCTGGGTTATGAGGCCCAGGCCCTTCGGGACCTGCTGGCACAGGCCCGGGTGCAGGCGTCCGTGCAACGCTTGATCCTGCCCGGGTCTCCCGGCCAGGCCAAGGACTGGGGCGCCTACCGCCAGCGCTTCATCGAGCCGCAGCGCCTGCAGGCGGGTCTGGCCTTCTGGGCCGCGTATGAGGCCGACCTGGCGCGGGCCGAAGCCACCTATGGGGTGCCGGCGTCAATCATTGCGGCCATCATCGGGGTAGAGACTTTCTATGGCCGCATCATGGGCGGCTACCGGGTGTTGGACGCGCTGGCCACGCTGGGCTTTGACTATCCCAGCCCCTTGCCGCCGGGTGCGCGCGACCGCAGCGGGTATTTCCGGGAGGAACTGCGCCAGTTCCTGGTGCTGGCGCGCGAGAACGGGTTGGACCCGCTGAGCATGAAGGGCTCCTATGCGGGGGCGATGGGCTGGGGCCAGTTCATGCCGGGCAGCTGGCGCCGGTATGCGGTGGACTTTGATCGGGACGGACATATCGACCTGATCAACAGCCCGGTGGACGCCATCGGGTCCGTGGCGCATTTTCTGCGGGAGCACGGTTGGAAACCGGGCCTGCCCACCCACTACGCGGTGCAGCCGCCGGTGGACACGGCGGCAAGGGCGCAACTGCTGGTGAGTGATGTGCTGCCGCAGTTGGACGTGAACCAGTTTCTGGCCGCCGGCGCGGACCTCAGCAATGAAGCGCTGGGGCACGTGGGGCCGCTGGCGCTGATCGAGTTGCAGATGGGCGGCGGTGCGCCGGTGTACGTGGCGGGCACGCAGAATTTCTATGTGGTGACGCGCTACAACCAGAGCAGCTATTACGCCATGGCGGTGATCGAATTCGCCAACACCTTGGCGAGTTGGCGCAAGGCGGGGCAGGCCTCGCAAGCGACCACGCCGGCTTCGGCAGCGTCGGGCGCATCGGGCGCGTCCGGCGCTTGATTGGACAGAAAGAACGCGCTCCCGCGCCGACGCCGTGGCAAGACATCGCCAATACGGGCGGAACGCCGCGTTCCTGGACAGTGCGGGACCGCCTCATGGCGGCGGGAGCCCACGGACTGATCGACCCCTCACGCCAACGGCCAGGACTCTGGCACCTCGTCCTGTTTCGCTGGAACGAAGCGGGGGGCGCCCGCGTGCGTGTTTTGGGAAGAGCCGTCTGAAAGGGTGGCATCACCCAGACGGAGGTCCCTTCATCGCGGCCATTTTGACGACGATGACAGCCGCGACACCCTGCAGCCTGCCGCCACGGACGTCGATGGCGAGCACTGCCGGGAAGTGGACGGTCAAAGCCCGCCATCCCGGCCGCAGCCAAACCGCTTACTTCGGCGCAGACGCCTCATTGCCACAGCGGGGTGGCGGAGGAGGCGCCGAGCCTGCCGCATCCGGCGGAGGAGGCATGCCCTCTCCACGGCGCCCCTCGGCATCGCCGTCGCGACGACCGCCTTCCGGTGGCCTTCCCCCCATGCCCTGGGGCCGAGCGGCCAGCACATTGCCGATCTGTTCACAGACGGCGCCCACAGACTTGCCATCTCGCAGTGTAATGGTGACCGTGGCGCCGGCACTCTTGCCCTTGCAGGCGGCCACCGCTTCCGGCGGCGGGCCTTTGGGACGGTTCTGGTCGCCGCCTTCCGGACAGGCGGCAAAAGCGGCCGCACTGCAGAGCATGGCGGCAGCCAACAAGGTGAAATGACGGACGTTGTGCATGGAGTCCTCCTCAGGTTGCGAAGCTGCAGTGGACACCGGAGGCATTGCCGAGGATTTGCGGACATGTAGTGCCATGTCTTCGTTTCCCCCGGTCATTGCCAAAGAAGCCCTCTGAACTGCCGAATGCCTTGGCGACCGTCCGCGCCATGTGTCAATCCCGGCACGAAAGGCACGAGCGGTTACCCGTCGGTTGCGCGCGCGAGAGCCCCTCAGCGGCTCAGCGACCGACCAGCGAGAAGTCGAAACGGATGGACAGTTTGTTGTCGTTGGCCCGCACCCGGTCAATCTTCAACGACTGCACCTCGCCCTGAATTCGGCTACCGGATCCCTTGAGCATGTCCTGAACCGCCTTCTGGACGTCGAACTGGATGGCCCCCGGCAAGGCTGGCGCCAGGCCCAGGTTCAGCAGATTGCGCGTGTTGGGATCCTCGACCTCGTCCACCCGAATCTCGGCCAGCCTCACCACCTGCCCCTGGGCGACCGGCGTGGCTGACACGGTGGCCCAACTCGTCAGCGCCACCCCCAGGCAATCGCTGCCGGAGGGCACACCCAGCTTGCCGCTCAGATGCACGCGGATGGTGACCCGCTCCCCTTGCAGCGTCACCTGGGGGTCCGTCAAATAGGCCTGACAAGCTCCCTTTTGCAAGTAGAGCCGCCCCTGCTCCTTGAACATCCCCTCCATCAACAAGGTCTGCACGGCGGACTGTTCCAGGACGATTTCCGCGCACTGTCCGGCCTGCGGCAAAACGAGCAGGGCGGCGGCCAGGGTTCCGAGAATGAGGGGTTGCTTCATGGTGTTCACGATCAAAGGTGGCCAGCGGCGCTGACCCAGGCTCCGCGACGGGGCACGCCGGGTGCCCGCATCCGCGCCCGCCGGGACACCGGTTGCGCAGGCCCCTTCGCCACCGGATGCCCCGGGTTCGGATGAATGAGTGACTTTCGTCAGTGTCCTTCGGATCGGCACTCCCCCTATTCTCGGAGATTGGCAACCGCTGCGTGTTGCCAGCGCGGCCCTGTCACCAAGCCGGAGTCACCCATGAATCCGAATGACTTGCCTGCAGCGTCCACACTGACGCCTTTGGACCTGCTTCCCGCGAGCAGCTGTGTCGTGGTTGAGCTTGTTGCACTCAGCGAGAGGGGCCGACGGGCCCATTTCCGCTTGCCCGGCCCGTCGGAGCGCATGATGGTGGCGGACTCCATGGTCGATCTTCAAGCCAGGGACATCGGCCGGGAGGTGATGGTCATGGTGATGGACCATGGACTGCGCGCCGTTGTGATCGGGGTCATCCAACCCGTTGGGTTGCCGGCAGAGACCCCCGCCGGCCAGGTGGACCTTGAGGCGGACGGACGGAGACTCGTCGTCAGCGCCGACCACGAACTGGTGTTGCGGTGCGGCCAGGCCTCCCTCGTCCTGCGACAGGATGGCAGCATCGAATTGAAGGGAACGAGCATCCTCACCCAGGCAGAAGGCGCCCAGCGCATCCGAGGCGGTTCCATCCAGCTGAACTGACGGTAAGCCGGGAACTCGATGTCTGCCGCCGCCGTGACCTTTCGCCCGGGTGATGTATCCGCCCTCATTCATCGTGGCGTTGTCGCTGAACATGCGAGCAGCGCTTCGTTTCTGTGGCTTCAGCGTGAGGTGCAGGTGCGTGCTCCGCATGTGGCCGTCCGCCATCTCGCACGGGTGGATGGTCGTTTGCTGGCCCATCTGCGGGGCCTCGAACTTGCCGGGCACTGCGGGTGGGATACGGCACGTCGGGGCTTGAGCGATGCCGACGCCGGTGTGTGTTTTGTACTCGGCTATCTGGCGTTCGGCCAGGGGGATGAGGAACGCATGGTCGGGGCGCTCCGACTCGCACTGGCGGACCCTCGATTCGAGGCCGGCGTGCTGGATGCACTGCGGTGGCTGGAGGTCGGCCGTGTCGGCCCTCGGCTGCAGCCCTTCCTGCACCACGAGCACCCCACGATCCGCCGTCTGATGCTGGCGGCGCGTTGCTTTCATCGGATGGTGGATGACGCCGAGGTCGGCGCCGCCTTGACGATGCCGGACGTCTCGGTGCGCATCACTGCCGTCGAGACTGCCGGGGCCCTGCGCATGCGCGCACTGAGACCCCAGGTCGACCTGCTCAGCCGCGATTCCCACCCGGGGCTCGGCCTGGCGGCGACGCTGGCCCTGGCCGCCCTGGGCGATGCGGGTCCTTTGATGCAGCGATTTCACACGATGCTCTCTGATCCTGCGTCCGAACCACTCCTGGCCAGGGCGATTCCGGCCGTCTTTCAGTTCTGCACAGCGGACTGGGCGGTCAGCACGATTCGACGCCTTGCAGCTGACAGCGCTGCAACGCGTCTGGCTTTGCTGGCCGTCGGGACCTGGGGCGATCCAGCCACCATGCCCTGGCTGCTGAGCCTGCTGGAGGGGCCCCAGGCAAGGCAGGTGGGTGAGGCGTACGCGCTGATGACGGGGGTCGATCTCCGCTGGCTGGATTTGCACCGAGATCCTCCCGATGCAGAGGGAGAGCCGGACGAACCGATGGACGCAGAGTTGCCATGGCCCGATGCCGACGCGGTGAGAGGCCATTGGAAGCAAATCGCCCACAACTTCCGGCCTGGCGTTCGATACCTCGCGGGCCAGCCGGTCACTCGTGCCTCGGCGGTCCGGCTCTTGCGTGATGGCTATCAGCGTCAACGACTTTCGGCAGCATGGGCGCTGATGGCACAGGACCCGGACGCGCGGCTCTTCCCTGTTCATGCGCGCGCCGATCTGCAGGCAGGCTGGCTGCGGTCATGAGATTCACCAACCCGACCCGATTTGCCGCCAACTGGACCCTCGGCTTCCAGAAGGATGGGCGCGAACGACTGGTGGTCGTGGTGAAGGCGACCTATGACCTCCCCGAAAGTGGGGAGGAGGCCCGGGTCTCCCTGGAGCAGGTGCCTCTGGTGGAGGCGGACTGCCACGTGGCGGAGCCCGGGCTCTCCGCTCCTTTGCATGAGACCGACTTCGCCCACATCAAACCGGGCTGCGACGTGCTGCTGATCGGCAGTGCCTGGGCGCCACCGGGTCAGCGTGTTAAACAGTTGCCGGTGGGGCTGCAGGTGGGCACGATGAGCAAGGCCTTTCAAGTGGTCGGCCAACGGCATTGGCGCAAACATCTGGCCGGCGTGACGGCAAGCGCGCCAGAGCCCTTCGAACGCCAGTCCTTGACCTATGACCTTGCCTTCGGTGGCACGGACACCACCCGTGCCACCGAAGGCGCCACCGACACCTTCCAGCCCAACCCGGTCGGTCGCGGCTACTGGCGGCACCATGACCACATCGACGGCCAGCCACTCCCCAACACGGAGGAACTGCAACGCCCGGTGCGAAGCCCCGGCGGGGACTATGTGCCAAAGGCCTTTTCCCCGGTGGGGCGCAACTGGCTGCCACGACGCCTCTGGGCCGGCACCTATGACGAGCACTGGATTCGCACCACTGCCCCCTTGTGGCCCGACGATTTCGATGAACGCTATTTCCAGGCCGCCCCCGAAGACCAGGTCATCCCCTACCCGGTCGGCGGCGAAAACGTCGTGCTGCGTCATCTCACGCCTGACGGCTATCGACAGTTCCGGCTGCCACGCCAGCCGATGCCCATCACCTACATCCCGCACCAGGGACGGGATCTGGTCCGACACGCCAACATCGATACGGTCGTCCTTGAGCCTGACCTGGGGCGTTTCACCTTGACCTGGCGGTCGGTCCTGCCACTGGGGCGCAGCCTGTTCGACGTCAAGGAGACCATCATCGGTGAACGCAAGGCCGTGCCCGGTGTGGGTCGTTTCACTGGCAAGACACACTACCGGAGCCTGGGCGACGCCGTGCGTGCACGCAGGGGAGCGAGA
This genomic window contains:
- the mltB gene encoding lytic murein transglycosylase B, giving the protein MTLRRRTLLRASWAAALPSLAALPLVATAATTATAATAARAGKKKPLKVRPAAVAPAFGERADLMQFADQQAASLGYEAQALRDLLAQARVQASVQRLILPGSPGQAKDWGAYRQRFIEPQRLQAGLAFWAAYEADLARAEATYGVPASIIAAIIGVETFYGRIMGGYRVLDALATLGFDYPSPLPPGARDRSGYFREELRQFLVLARENGLDPLSMKGSYAGAMGWGQFMPGSWRRYAVDFDRDGHIDLINSPVDAIGSVAHFLREHGWKPGLPTHYAVQPPVDTAARAQLLVSDVLPQLDVNQFLAAGADLSNEALGHVGPLALIELQMGGGAPVYVAGTQNFYVVTRYNQSSYYAMAVIEFANTLASWRKAGQASQATTPASAASGASGASGA
- a CDS encoding RES domain-containing protein, producing the protein MIGQKERAPAPTPWQDIANTGGTPRSWTVRDRLMAAGAHGLIDPSRQRPGLWHLVLFRWNEAGGARVRVLGRAV
- a CDS encoding TIGR02270 family protein → MSAAAVTFRPGDVSALIHRGVVAEHASSASFLWLQREVQVRAPHVAVRHLARVDGRLLAHLRGLELAGHCGWDTARRGLSDADAGVCFVLGYLAFGQGDEERMVGALRLALADPRFEAGVLDALRWLEVGRVGPRLQPFLHHEHPTIRRLMLAARCFHRMVDDAEVGAALTMPDVSVRITAVETAGALRMRALRPQVDLLSRDSHPGLGLAATLALAALGDAGPLMQRFHTMLSDPASEPLLARAIPAVFQFCTADWAVSTIRRLAADSAATRLALLAVGTWGDPATMPWLLSLLEGPQARQVGEAYALMTGVDLRWLDLHRDPPDAEGEPDEPMDAELPWPDADAVRGHWKQIAHNFRPGVRYLAGQPVTRASAVRLLRDGYQRQRLSAAWALMAQDPDARLFPVHARADLQAGWLRS
- a CDS encoding DUF2169 family type VI secretion system accessory protein, with translation MRFTNPTRFAANWTLGFQKDGRERLVVVVKATYDLPESGEEARVSLEQVPLVEADCHVAEPGLSAPLHETDFAHIKPGCDVLLIGSAWAPPGQRVKQLPVGLQVGTMSKAFQVVGQRHWRKHLAGVTASAPEPFERQSLTYDLAFGGTDTTRATEGATDTFQPNPVGRGYWRHHDHIDGQPLPNTEELQRPVRSPGGDYVPKAFSPVGRNWLPRRLWAGTYDEHWIRTTAPLWPDDFDERYFQAAPEDQVIPYPVGGENVVLRHLTPDGYRQFRLPRQPMPITYIPHQGRDLVRHANIDTVVLEPDLGRFTLTWRSVLPLGRSLFDVKETIIGERKAVPGVGRFTGKTHYRSLGDAVRARRGAR